Proteins found in one Neurospora crassa OR74A linkage group II, whole genome shotgun sequence genomic segment:
- a CDS encoding hemolysin — MPTIQMGFSTRLLTFGLLLIALVAGTFAAPLSVDHETALPPTEAPPPRPGPTINIQRSTNAEYLEVDMTILNQASSGDLFIRNAHLNWGKWFEYPHTGDQLSHAQVEAKSASPNGGSMVVASSGRAWTPTGTEGHFDIYHGDTKVCHVYWDCPWSRRSNSFEISEVDDNYAVEATGGSLNKGPLGSITIEVVKTGEGE; from the exons ATGCCAACAATTCAGATGGGCTTCTCAACCCGTCTTTTGACGTTCGGCCTGCTCCTCATTGCTCTGGTGGCCGGCACTTTTGCCGCTCCTTTGAGTGTCGACCACGAAACCGCCCTTCCGCCCACGgaagctcctcctccccgcccCGGACCTACTATAAACATACAAAGAAGCACCAATGCAGAATATCTGGAGGTCGACATGACGATTTTGAACCAAGCTTCCTCAGGGGACTTGTTCATCAGGAACGCCCATCTCAACTG GGGCAAGTGGTTCGAATACCCACACACAGGCGACCAGCTTTCCCAcgcccaagtggaagccaaaTCCGCCAGCCCAAACGGCGGATCGATGGTCGTGGCCTCATCCGGTAGAGCCTGGACCCCTACCGGCACCGAGGGCCACTTCGACATCTACCATGGCGACACCAAGGTGTGCCATGTCTACTGGGATTGTCCATGGAGTCGCAGATCTAATTCCTTTGAGATTTCCGAAGTTGATGATAATTATGCGGTTGAAGCCACTGGTGGAAGTTTGAACAAGGGTCCGCTGGGATCTATTACTATCGAGGTGGTAAAAACTGGTGAGGGAGAATGA